The Plasmodium yoelii strain 17X genome assembly, chromosome: 8 genome includes a region encoding these proteins:
- a CDS encoding triosephosphate isomerase, putative, giving the protein MLKLFWGICIFLMTIECMKYNYKNSNNLFNNHKINKKPFFIKSRLPLDKIKDNHTYDIKTWTKLGIKRYTNKKNNEVYSFINNKNINLETEIGRKKIIIANWKCYLLKEKAYKLIDKLTQIKFSNYIDVIVSPNLLFLPYLHEKIKKNDSKIFPCSQDVSLVNGLGAFTGETTASLLREFGINYTIIGHSERKKSFFNVGENIEQTALKVYNAINSKLKVILCVGENYTSRECSFPFQKFRELLSLIKQKIPKEEIKNIIIAFEPRFAVGTGNPVSSSNLNNCCFDIRRAIFDELDENTSKCIKIVYGGSITKSNVQDYIENTSIDGFLIGKSSIDETFIDIIKHADNSHHA; this is encoded by the exons atgttaaaattattttgggGGATATGCATTTTTCTAATGACCATTGAATGCatgaaatataattataaaaattcaaataactTATTTAACaatcataaaataaacaagAAACCATTTTTCATTAAATCAAGGTTACCActagataaaataaaagataatcACACATATGATATAAAAACATGGACAAAATTGGGAATAAAGCGCTATaccaataaaaaaaataatgaggTATACtcatttataaataacaaaaatataaatttagagaCAGAAATTGGgaggaaaaaaattatcatagcTAACTGGAAATGTTATTTGTTAAAAGAAAAAGCATATAAACTAATCGACAAATTAACACaaattaaattttcaaattatattGATGTAATTGTATCcccaaatttattatttttacctTATCTtcatgaaaaaataaagaaaaacgATTCAAAAATATTTCCGTGTTCTCAAGATGTAAGCTTAGTAAATGGCTTAGGGGCTTTTACAGGGGAAACAACAGCAAGTTTGCTACGTGAATTTGGAATAAATTATACAATAATAGGACATAGTGAAAGAAAAAAGAGTTTTTTTAATGTTGGTGAAAACATTGAACAAACGGCATTGAAAGTATATAATGCAATTAATTCCAAGTTAAAAGTTATTTTATGTGTAGGAGAAAATTACACAAGTAGGGAATGCAGTTTCCCTTTTCAAAAATTTAGGGAATTGCTTTCT CTAATTAAGCAAAAAATCCCAAAagaagaaattaaaaatattattatagcCTTTGAGCCCAGATTTGCTGTAGGAACTGGGAATCCTGTATCATCGTCCAATCTAAATAATTGTTGTTTTG aTATAAGAAGAGCGATATTCGATGAACTTGATGAAAATACAAgcaaatgtataaaaatagtttatGGCGGATCTATAACAAAATCTAACGTGCAG GATTATATAGAAAACACTTCAATTGATGGTTTTCTAATTGGAAAAAGTTCGATTGACGAAACATTTATCGACATAATAAAGCATGCTGATAATTCTCATCATgcataa
- a CDS encoding cleavage and polyadenylation specificity factor, putative: MANYYNQTTVYIKVLGAGQTVGRSCVIVELENRRIMFDCGSHVGYKDERKYPNFNLLVGNSNMEGAPKIDEENNLNVEVNISIVNSNISDKEKLINNLKKINEIIDCVIISHFHMDHIGALPFFTEILQYKGTIIMSYPTKALSPVLLLDGCKISDIKWEKKNLEKQIKMLNEKSDDLLNYNINCIKKDPWNITEENIYNCINKVVGLQVNETYELGDISITPYYAGHVLGACMYRLEVNNISVIYTGDYNTIPDKHLGSTKIPVLTPEIFISESTYASYVRPTRKSSELELCNLVNECVHKGGKVLIPVFAIGRAQELSILLEEYWEKMKINCPIYFGCGLTENANKYYKIYSSWISNNCVSTEVKNLFDFSNISQFSNNYLNENRPMVLFATPGMLHTGLALKAFKAWASNPNNLIILPGYCVQGTIGHKLIMGEKKILLDGNTYVYVNCKIIYLSFSAHADSNGIQQLIKHVMPKNVIFVHGDKNGMEKLSKHISNQYHINSICPYMGQNCQFNFCKYNINYVYLDRKIYNNIIQQVELNKQKNSKGLYKNARQIKGAQVNILTPNGNIKIPFTAYILYRSIKEKPLFFFLSESLLFKYLKKKHVPMIIWREGKHFDFDYMFDTKKEKKMNKMNEKNVTDIVIEQYDATKEGNSNQKNENDNPNDIDNNNILLKNKSIMFNNYIQSDINIMENDKNNTNDLSSSIEARKRKFNEINEANTLSEEQCEHLSINSSKVLKIAGHGEKYNNNINQENFENEHIKQPINNILLADNNKIKNSKMDCYDSKSFSILSNENEKNITGELKGCLKSETNINVRNSCCFNIENIYNDSDKKKQHVYIKDKENINLPLINLRFKEEINITYQCFYNFVITFFQEIVKTENKNSICFLGKHIIVKNVKIHQNCFFFLSFHSLRAIHDGNNSLLMQWSYVDDAKSSVVRKFINCVIKYAQEE, from the coding sequence ATGGCAAACTATTACAATCAAACCACTGTTTACATAAAAGTTCTTGGGGCTGGGCAAACTGTGGGAAGATCCTGTGTGATAGTAGAGCTCGAAAACAGACGAATTATGTTTGATTGTGGTTCACATGTAGGATATAAAGATGAAAGAAAATATCCCAACTTTAATTTATTGGTTGGGAATAGTAATATGGAAGGAGCTCCCAAAATTGATGAAGAGAACAATTTGAATGTCGAAGTAAATATAAGTATAGTTAATAGTAACATATCtgataaagaaaaattaataaataacttgaaaaaaattaatgaaataaTTGATTGTGTAATAATAAGCCATTTTCATATGGATCATATAGGAGCTTTACCATTTTTCACAGAAATATTACAATATAAAGGGACAATAATTATGAGTTATCCAACAAAAGCTCTTAGTCCAGTTTTATTATTAGATGGTTGTAAAATAAGTGATataaaatgggaaaaaaaaaatttagaaaagcaaataaaaatgcTTAATGAAAAATCGGatgatttattaaattataatattaattgtataaaaaaagatcCTTGGAATATTAccgaagaaaatatatataattgcatAAATAAAGTAGTTGGTTTGCAAGTTAATGAAACTTATGAATTAGGTGATATATCTATTACACCATATTATGCGGGGCATGTTTTAGGGGCTTGTATGTACAGATTAGAAGTAAACAATATTAGTGTTATATATACAGGTGACTATAATACTATACCTGACAAACACTTAGGTAGTACTAAAATCCCGGTCTTAACACctgaaatatttatatctgaATCTACATATGCTTCTTATGTCAGACCAACTAGAAAATCATCTGAGCTAGAATTATGCAACTTAGTAAATGAATGTGTACATAAAGGTGGTAAAGTTTTAATTCCTGTATTTGCTATTGGTAGAGCACAAGaattatctatattattagaaGAATATtgggaaaaaatgaaaataaattgcCCTATATATTTTGGATGTGGTTTAACAGAAAatgcaaataaatattacaaGATTTATTCTTCATGGATTAGTAATAATTGTGTATCAACTGaagtaaaaaatttatttgatttttcaaacatttcacaattttcaaataattatttaaatgaaaatagaCCTATGGTTTTATTTGCTACTCCAGGGATGTTGCATACTGGCTTAGCATTAAAAGCCTTTAAAGCATGGGCTAGTAATCCTaacaatttaataattttgccTGGTTATTGTGTGCAAGGTACTATTGGgcataaattaattatgggagagaaaaaaatattattagatggaaacacatatgtatatgttaattgtaaaataatttatttatctttttctGCACATGCAGACTCTAATGGCATACAACAATTAATAAAGCACGTTATgccaaaaaatgttatatttgTACATGGAGATAAAAATGGAATggaaaaattatcaaaacaTATATCTAATCAATATCATATTAATTCTATATGTCCATATATGGGACAAAATTGTCAATTcaatttttgtaaatataatataaattatgtttatttggatagaaaaatatataataatattattcaaCAAGTTGAATTAAATAAgcaaaaaaattcaaaaggtttatataaaaatgctAGACAAATTAAAGGTGCTCAAGTTAATATTTTAACACCCaatggaaatataaaaattccCTTTACTGCTTACATATTATATCGTTCTATTAAAGAAAAgccattatttttttttctttctgaATCTCttttattcaaatatttGAAGAAAAAACATGTTCCAATGATTATTTGGCGTGAAGGCAAACACTTTGACTTTGATTATATGTTTgatacaaaaaaagaaaaaaaaatgaacaaaatgaatgaaaaaaatgttacCGATATTGTAATTGAACAATACGACGCAACGAAAGAAGGGAATAGTaaccaaaaaaatgaaaacgaCAATCCTAACGatattgataataataatattttattgaaaaacaaATCTATTAtgtttaataattatatacaatCTGATATTAACATTAtggaaaatgataaaaataacacTAACGATTTATCATCTTCAATTGAAGCACGAAAAAGAAAGTTTAATGAAATTAACGAAGCAAATACTTTATCGGAAGAGCAGTGTGAACATCTTTCTATAAATTCTTCAAAAGTGTTAAAAATCGCAGGACAtggagaaaaatataataataatataaatcaggaaaattttgaaaatgagCATATAAAACAAcctattaataatatacttttagctgataataacaaaattaagAACTCAAAAATGGATTGTTATGATTCTAAAAGTTTTAGTATCCTTTCTAAtgaaaatgagaaaaatatTACAGGGGAGTTAAAAGGGTGTTTAAAAAGTGAAACTAACATAAATGTTCGGAATAGTTGCTGTttcaatatagaaaatatttataatgatagtgataaaaaaaaacagcatgtatatataaaggataaagaaaatataaatttgccTCTAATAAATTTAAGATTTAAAGAAGAAATTAATATAACTTATCAATGTTTCTACAATTTcgttattacattttttcaagaaattgtaaaaactgaaaataaaaatagtatatgttttttaggaaaacatattattgttaaaaatgttaaaattcatcaaaattgttttttctttttgtcCTTTCATTCATTAAGAGCAATTCATGATGGAAATAATTCCCTACTAATGCAATGGTCATATGTTGATGATGCCAAATCTTCAGTGGTTAggaaatttataaattgtgTTATAAAGTATGCTCAAGAAGAATAA
- a CDS encoding P-type ATPase has protein sequence MLNGLQKLSKKLIDWISVKIKGKNNENRIYLISNFEINKEDHELYLKNAQKKLEEEQLNIDIIHGIKHRNEIRTAKYKIYTFLPLIVFFQFLRLGNLYFLSISALQLIPEITDSKGMPTYLIPLVFIIVVSMIKEFFEDWQRHKSDNEENSKKTMVFENGILKEKKWADIKDGDVVKIFAYEYFPADLILLNCSNKKGIVNIETKNVDGESNVKHKYCLSDISKYFNHDKYAGYCRVELISERPNDDIFDYSGHIILPPLQFKNKNGDLVRFYDKQNSINRENQNDDMETQKESPNTNVTMEKGEFHINDKIQNEKKYETTHMKAKKENNKNGEQIEEGEKENKNIININIDNLVLRGTSLVNTKWIYGLVINTGNRTKLMRNASTKSREKWSRLEFVYGNHVIVLIMCQIFISFIVAIGGVLWMRKQGYNLWYLNLYYNSDSLKTFFITIGSMILLFGSFIPVDLLLIWEVVRLLQGYLINWDNDMCSKKTGRYALSKAGQLLEEMGNVTHIYSDKTGTLTQNVMQLQNIGLGNKGVYGFYDFSDIKETIVDKKKKEIVKINENRKINRYDNAEHIDSIGFQSEDSSNTSKSENGDINDSHAINNYCEDDNNNNYLDKKKVYIKELEKEKDDENWVISKNKIKGDPPHNKSMSYMVDPLNWSRTSINPHKIKRKHIRLNSLSHNETITNIYSEKDFVRGENEFVFFNRILFVNKIYSIRKETEDQIYFLLLVLSLCHSAMIRNVDIDDMDIESSDDDMSIDNDDEDIEDVDKNKKKKKNNRNEKMKIYDKETKINYTYLTPTQPQYDASSPDELALISTSLYLGCEFINRPNLRTIEIELTSSFAQRFILGEKCYNNFMKKKSYYEDNFDTYFPNAYINKEGKKESKLGENLMKKNNNNNNTNAKDISNSFHMSIPIRNMFISNKANTKEPIKSEEEREKMLYKKIVPILSFEILDVFPFDNVRKRMSLIVKNEKDEIFMLIKGADTSVLKLASKNQNHIVDHVEYQLNAFATSGLRTLVLGYKHLTKEEFKIMYNDHIENRKQSELLKDDTYLQNFYDEYENNLLIIGCTGIDDKLQDDVPQVIQDLRDAGITICVLTGDKLETAINIGHSINILNKHTYNAVFTETDSNILLEQMNTHEKNTNAANLLNADHSTKWWNSVNWENLNLDLRSETILNFMKTNFFNSEKKNIIPHQTMVDLKNDKHHSSSVLAKQEKVYSSFLESRESLGNVKSSSESVRMYRKMGKSNDHDLDSENHELDSDNPCKLKDRMHYSQFSITITGESLDVIMKNKILKIKFYTLARSASTLIACRVTPKQKSLFVKENSAFNPRGTSLAIGDGANDVGMILMANVGVGIAGKEGLQAARSSDFTISEFKYLKKLLFVHGRESLRRNSFLVYFCIFRNVSFCLCSMILIFWTGYSATDAWNPWTKQIINIAFTSLPVIFFVALDKQLPHNILLNNPLLYETSPSTLWPLYANKKIYYYTRKIKNYCKKFTNFFLLPFKYIPYFQKYLEKIKSWIGKRSKPEKFRSYGTHFLLIYLLFAIWLAAVETIIILHFSTGQDHSIFHNDRSVDVDFSTFSQMLYTHHIIAVNAVVALMINTWFVISHVVLWFEIIVTLLFWFVISNIKVFLDIVGADELHGTFEKAHSSSNYYMSTIISLYTSMLPLLILMTYQFMKKPTMEQIVLEQINMGKFEGLRKCQIKKLAYIDSQSSSNYFTHKGFAFAVEAKGAFWGLVQKAIYKIKIPISMDENSFLMLKKKT, from the coding sequence ATGCTGAACGGACTACAAAAGTTATCAAAAAAGTTGATAGATTGGATAtcagtaaaaataaaagggaAAAATAATGAGAACCGGATTTATTTAATCTCtaattttgaaataaataaagaagatCATGAgttgtatttaaaaaatgccCAAAAAAAATTGGAAGAAGAACAATTAAATATTGATATAATACATGGAATAAAACATCGAAATGAGATCAGGACGgctaaatataaaatatacacttttttacctcttattgtttttttccaatttttaaGATTAggtaatttatattttttatcgaTATCGGCGTTACAACTAATACCTGAAATAACAGATTCAAAAGGAATGCCCACATATTTGATTCCATTAGTTTTTATAATAGTTGTATCTATGATTAAAGAATTTTTTGAAGATTGGCAAAGACATAAATCggataatgaagaaaattcTAAAAAAACAATGGTTTTTGAAAATGgaattttaaaagaaaaaaaatgggcAGACATAAAAGATGGTGATGTAGTTAAAATATTTGCATATGAATATTTCCCTGCTGATTTAATTCTATTAAATTGctcaaataaaaaaggtaTAGTTAATAttgaaacaaaaaatgtagaTGGGGAATCTAATGTGAAGCACAAATATTGCTTATCGGATATATCcaaatattttaatcatGATAAATATGCAGGATATTGCAGAGTTGAATTAATAAGTGAAAGACCCAATGATGATATTTTCGATTATAGTGGGCATATTATATTACCTCCATTACagttcaaaaataaaaatggggATTTGGTTCGATTTTATGACAAGCAAAATAGTATCAATAGAGAAAATCAAAATGACGACATGGAAACCCAAAAAGAAAGCCCCAATACTAATGTTACAATGGAAAAAGGAGAATTtcatataaatgataaaatacaaaacgaaaaaaaatatgaaacaaCTCACATGAAAGCGAAAAAGGAGAATAACAAAAATGGCGAACAAATTGAAGAAGGAGAAAAGGagaacaaaaatataattaatataaatatagacaATTTAGTATTAAGAGGTACATCACTTGTAAACACAAAATGGATATACGGATTAGTTATAAACACTGGAAATAGAACAAAATTAATGAGAAATGCGTCAACTAAATCACGAGAAAAATGGTCACGGCTTGAATTTGTATATGGCAATCATGTAATTGTATTAATCATGtgtcaaatatttatttcttttattgtAGCTATAGGGGGAGTTTTATGGATGCGAAAACAAGGATATAATTTATggtatttaaatttatattacaaTTCTGATAgtttaaaaacattttttattacaataGGTTCTATGATTCTTTTGTTTGGGTCATTTATACCAGTTGATTTATTACTGATATGGGAAGTAGTAAGATTATTACAAggatatttaattaattggGATAACGATATGTGTAGTAAAAAAACAGGAAGGTATGCATTAAGTAAAGCTGGACAATTGTTAGAAGAAATGGGTAATGTAACTCACATATATTCAGATAAAACAGGAACATTAACACAAAATGTTATGCAATTACAAAATATTGGCTTAGGGAATAAGGGGGTATATGGATTTTATGATTTTAGTGATATTAAAGAAACCATtgttgataaaaaaaaaaaagaaatagtaaaaataaatgaaaacaGGAAAATAAATAGATACGATAATGCTGAACATATTGATTCCATTGGTTTTCAATCTGAAGACAGTTCTAACACAAGCAAAAGTGAAAATGGCGACATTAATGATTCACATGCAATTAATAACTATTGTgaagatgataataataataattaccTTGATaagaaaaaagtatatataaaagagctagaaaaagagaaagatgatgaaaattgggtaatatcaaaaaataaaataaagggAGATCCACCACATAATAAAAGTATGTCTTATATGGTGGATCCATTGAATTGGTCGAGAACATCTATAAACCCtcataaaattaaaaggaaACATATACGTTTAAATAGTTTATCTCATAACGAAActattacaaatatatattcagaAAAAGATTTTGTGAGAGGAGAAAAtgaatttgttttttttaatcgaatattatttgttaataaaatatatagcaTAAGAAAAGAGACAGAGgatcaaatttattttttgttactgGTTCTGAGTTTATGTCATAGTGCCATGATAAGAAATGTAGATATCGATGACATGGATATTGAAAGCAGCGATGATGATATGAGTAttgataatgatgatgaagaTATCGAAGATGTcgataagaataaaaaaaaaaaaaaaaataatagaaatgaaaaaatgaaaatatacgataaagaaacaaaaattaattatacgTACCTAACACCAACGCAACCACAATATGATGCAAGTTCACCTGATGAGCTTGCGTTAATTAGCACATCATTATATCTAGGATGCGAATTTATAAATAGACCAAATTTAAGAACTATTGAAATTGAACTAACATCATCTTTTGCTCAAAGATTTATTTTAGGGGAAAAATgctataataattttatgaaaaaaaaaagttattatgAAGATAATTTTGACACATATTTCCCAAATGCatacataaataaagaaGGAAAAAAGGAATCTAAACTTGGTGAAAatcttatgaaaaaaaataataacaataataataccaACGCAAAAGATATTAGTAACAGTTTTCATATGTCTATACCGATTAGAAACATGTTTATATCTAATAAGGCGAATACTAAAGAACCCATTAAAAGTGAAGaagaaagagaaaaaatgctatataaaaaaattgttccAATTTTATCTTTTGAAATATTAGATGTTTTTCCTTTTGATAATGTTAGAAAAAGAATGTCAttaattgtaaaaaatgagaaagatgaaatatttatgttaataaaagGTGCTGATACAAGTGTATTAAAATTAGCTTCAAAAAACCAAAACCATATTGTTGATCATGTAGAATATCAATTAAATGCGTTTGCTACATCTGGGCTTAGAACTTTAGTGTTAGGATATAAGCATTTGACGAAAGaagaatttaaaataatgtataATGACCATATAGAAAATAGAAAACAATCCGAGTTATTAAAAGATGATacatatttacaaaatttttatgatgaatatgaaaataatttactaATTATTGGGTGTACTGGTATTGATGATAAATTACAAGACGATGTTCCTCAAGTTATACAAGATCTACGAGATGCAGGTATAACTATATGTGTTTTAACTGGGGATAAATTAGAAACAGCAATAAATATAGGACATtcaattaatatattaaataaacataCATATAATGCTGTGTTTACAGAAACAGAtagtaatattttattagaaCAAATGAACACACATGAAAAAAATACCAATGCtgcaaatttattaaatgctGATCATAGCACAAAGTGGTGGAATAGTGTTAATTGGGAGAATTTAAATTTAGATCTAAGATCCGaaacaattttaaattttatgaaaacgaatttttttaattccgaaaaaaaaaatataatcccACACCAAACTATGGTTGATTTGAAAAATGATAAGCACCATTCTTCATCAGTATTAGCAAAACAAGAAAAAGTTTATAGCTCCTTTTTGGAATCTCGTGAATCATTGGGAAACGTTAAGAGCAGTTCTGAAAGTGTACGAATGTATAGAAAAATGGGAAAGAGTAATGATCATGATCTTGATAGTGAGAATCATGAGCTTGATAGTGATAATCCCTGTAAGCTCAAAGACAGAATGCACTATTCGCAATTTTCTATAACAATCACAGGGGAATCTCTTGAtgtaataatgaaaaataaaatattaaaaataaaattttataccTTGGCAAGAAGTGCATCTACTCTTATAGCTTGTAGAGTAACCCCTAAACAAAAATCATTATTTGTTAAGGAAAATTCAGCATTTAATCCAAGAGGAACATCATTAGCTATTGGAGATGGGGCTAATGATGTAGGTATGATTTTAATGGCAAATGTTGGCGTAGGTATAGCCGGAAAAGAAGGTTTACAAGCTGCTAGATCTTCTGATTTTACTATTAGTGAATTTaaatacttaaaaaaattattatttgtgcATGGTAGAGAATCGTTACGAAGGAATTCCTTTTTggtatatttttgtatttttcgCAATGTTAGCTTTTGCTTATGTTCTatgattttaatattttggaCGGGATATAGTGCTACTGATGCTTGGAATCCATGGacaaaacaaattattaatatagcATTTACTTCTTTAcctgttatattttttgtagcTTTAGATAAGCAATTAccacataatatattattaaataatccACTATTATATGAAACATCCCCATCTACTTTATGGCCTCTTTATGCTAATAAAAAGATTTACTATTATacgagaaaaataaaaaattattgtaaaaaatttacgaatttttttttattaccatttaaatatataccatattttcaaaaatatcttgaaaaaattaaatcatGGATTGGGAAAAGATCAAAACCTGAAAAGTTTCGTTCTTACGGTACtcattttttattgatttACTTATTATTTGCAATTTGGCTAGCTGCTGTTGaaacaattattatattgcatttttCTACGGGACAAGACCATTCTATATTTCACAATGATCGCAGTGTAGATGTAGATTTTAGCACATTTTCACAGATGTTATATACTCATCATATTATTGCCGTTAATGCAGTAGTAGCTTTAATGATAAATACATGGTTTGTCATATCTCATGTTGTTTTATGGTTTGAAATAATTGTAACACTATTATTTTGGTTTGTAATAAGTAATATAAAAGTTTTTCTGGATATTGTTGGAGCAGACGAATTACATGGGACTTTTGAAAAAGCACATTCATCTagtaattattatatgtctacaattatatctttatatacATCTATGTTaccattattaatattaatgacATATCAATTTATGAAGAAACCAACAATGGAACAAATTGTTCTcgaacaaataaatatgggAAAGTTTGAAGGACTAAGAAAGTgccaaattaaaaaattagcaTATATTGATAGTCAAAGTAGTTCAAATTATTTTACTCATAAAGGTTTTGCATTTGCAGTAGAGGCAAAAGGGGCTTTTTGGGGATTAGTACAAAAAGCAATTTACAAAATTAAGATACCCATATCAATGGATGAAAATTCATTTCTTATGTTGAAAAAGAAAACATAA